From the genome of Lutzomyia longipalpis isolate SR_M1_2022 chromosome 2, ASM2433408v1, one region includes:
- the LOC129789943 gene encoding uncharacterized protein LOC129789943: MNFLLKVFSLLCLCGLGYSWQDVRNADQTLWAYRSCQKKPEDKDRVPQWRKFELPDDEKTHCYVKCVWTRLGAYNEDENVFKIDVITKQFNERGIEVPAGLDQELGGPTDGTCKAVYDKSMKFFKSHFMDFRNAYYATYDGSDEWFSKNPDVKPKGTKVSEYCKDKDDGDCKHSCSMYYYRLIDEDNLVIPFSNLPDYPEDKLQECRSEAKSADGCKSSVIYQCLENADKSALDASLKILDEFSGRY, encoded by the exons ATGAACTTCttgttaaaagttttctctttgcTCTGTCTCTGTGGACTGGGG tATTCATGGCAGGATGTAAGAAATGCCGATCAAACTCTCTGGGCGTACAGATCGTGCCAAAAGAAACCCGAAGACAAGGATCGCGTACCTCAATGGAGGAAGTTCGAATTACCCGACGATGAAAAGACTCATTGCTACGTCAAGTGCGTGTGGACGCGTTTAGGAGCTTAcaatgaagatgaaaatgttttcaaaatcGATGTCATAACTAAGCAATTTAATGAACGTGGCATAGAAGTTCCGGCTGGACTTGATCAAGAATTGGGAGGTCCTACAGATGGAACTTGCAAAGCAGTTTATGATAAATCCATGAAGTTCTTCAAATCTCATTTTATGGACTTTAGGAATGCTTACTACGCAACTTATGACGGTTCTGATGAATGGTTTAGCAAGAAC CCTGATGTAAAACCGAAAGGAACAAAAGTTTCCGAATactgcaaagataaagatGATGGAGATTGCAAACATTCCTGCAGTATGTACTACTACCGCTTAATCGATGAAGACAACTTAGTTATTCCGTTCAGCAATTTACCTGACTACCCCGAAGATAAGCTTCAGGAATGCAGGAGTGAAGCCAAGTCCGCAGATGGATGTAAATCTTCGGTTATCTATCAGTGTTTGGAAAATGCGGATAAGTCAGCTTTAGACGCGTCTTTGAAGATACTCGATGAGTTTTCTGGAAGATATTAA